The proteins below come from a single Mycobacterium parmense genomic window:
- the ppk2 gene encoding polyphosphate kinase 2: protein MSTPTHDGSPAKAEKSERARKSAKRSKRTEPKISDAVYEAELFRLQTELVKLQEWVRHSGARVVIIFEGRDAAGKGGAIKRVTEYLSPRVAQVAALPVPTDRERGQWYYQRYIKHLPAKGEIVLFDRSWYNRAGIEKVMGFCTPQEYVLFLRQTPIFEQMLIDDGILLRKYWFSVSEAEQLRRFKARRNDPVRRWKLSTMDLESVYRWEEYSRAKDEMMVHTDTPVSPWYVVESDIKKHARLNMMAHLLSTIEYADVATPEVRLPKRPVDSGNYQRPPRDLSTYVDDYAGRLARGAART from the coding sequence GTGAGCACTCCGACGCACGACGGCAGTCCGGCAAAGGCGGAGAAGTCCGAGCGGGCGAGGAAGTCCGCCAAACGATCCAAACGGACCGAACCGAAGATCTCCGACGCCGTTTACGAGGCCGAATTATTCAGGCTGCAAACGGAGTTGGTGAAATTGCAGGAATGGGTGCGCCATTCGGGTGCGCGCGTCGTCATCATCTTCGAAGGCCGCGACGCCGCGGGCAAGGGGGGTGCGATCAAGCGGGTCACCGAGTACCTCAGCCCGAGGGTCGCGCAGGTCGCCGCCTTGCCGGTGCCGACGGATCGGGAACGCGGCCAGTGGTATTACCAGCGCTACATCAAGCACCTGCCCGCCAAAGGCGAGATCGTGCTTTTCGACCGGTCGTGGTACAACCGCGCCGGCATCGAGAAAGTGATGGGATTCTGCACGCCGCAGGAGTATGTGTTGTTTTTGCGGCAGACGCCGATCTTCGAGCAGATGCTTATCGACGACGGAATCCTGTTGCGCAAGTATTGGTTTTCGGTTTCGGAGGCCGAACAGTTGCGGCGGTTCAAGGCGCGGCGCAATGACCCGGTGCGGCGGTGGAAGCTTTCCACCATGGATCTGGAATCGGTGTACCGGTGGGAAGAGTATTCGCGCGCCAAGGACGAGATGATGGTGCACACCGACACGCCGGTCAGCCCGTGGTATGTCGTGGAGTCCGACATCAAGAAGCACGCCCGGCTGAATATGATGGCCCACCTGCTGTCCACGATCGAATACGCCGATGTGGCCACGCCCGAGGTCAGGCTCCCGAAACGCCCTGTCGATAGCGGGAACTACCAGCGCCCGCCGCGCGATCTGTCGACCTACGTCGACGACTACGCGGGGCGCCTCGCCCGGGGCGCGGCGCGCACATGA
- a CDS encoding WS/DGAT/MGAT family O-acyltransferase, with amino-acid sequence MVTRLSPSDASFYRLENTATPMYVGSLSILRRPRAGLSYETLLATVEQRLPQIPRYRQKVREVRIGTARPVWLDDNDFDITYHVRRSALPSPGSDEQLHELVARLAARPLDKSRPLWEMYLVEGLSKNRVALYTKSHQALINGMSALEINHVIADRTKRPPPFPEDIWVPERDPGNTRLALGAIGEWFVGPGNQMQAVGSAITGLLTNYGELVDTGRRALNFARALARGTAPSSPLNATVSRHRRFTVASGSLADYRAVRARYDCDVNDVVLAVIAGALGNWLMSRGEAVSPTATVRAMAPLSVYADAQLDATGPGQTISQVMPFLVDLPVGEPNAVVRLSQIAHATESNPTAARLVDARTIVTLSGFAPPTLHAMGIRVATSFPSFSKRTFNLLITNAPGAQSQMYVAGTKLLETYAVPPLLHNQALAIGVTSYNGMLYFGINADREAMSDVDLLPGLLSQSLDELLEASR; translated from the coding sequence ATGGTGACCCGGCTGTCGCCGTCGGACGCGTCCTTCTACCGGCTGGAAAACACGGCCACCCCCATGTATGTCGGGTCGCTGTCCATCCTTCGGCGTCCCCGGGCCGGCCTGAGTTACGAGACGCTGCTGGCCACCGTCGAGCAGCGGCTGCCGCAGATCCCGCGGTACCGGCAGAAGGTCCGGGAAGTGCGAATCGGCACGGCCCGCCCCGTCTGGCTCGACGACAACGACTTCGACATCACCTACCACGTGCGCCGTTCGGCGCTGCCGTCGCCGGGCAGCGACGAGCAGCTGCACGAGCTGGTCGCCCGCCTGGCGGCGCGGCCGCTCGACAAGTCGCGGCCGCTGTGGGAGATGTACCTGGTCGAGGGCTTGTCCAAGAACCGCGTGGCCCTGTACACCAAGTCGCATCAGGCGCTGATCAACGGCATGAGCGCGCTGGAGATCAACCACGTCATCGCCGACCGGACCAAGCGCCCGCCGCCGTTCCCCGAGGACATCTGGGTACCGGAGCGCGACCCGGGCAATACCCGCCTGGCTCTCGGGGCGATCGGCGAGTGGTTCGTCGGTCCCGGCAACCAGATGCAGGCGGTCGGTTCCGCGATCACCGGCCTGCTCACCAACTACGGCGAACTCGTCGACACCGGCCGGCGGGCGCTGAACTTCGCGCGCGCCCTGGCGCGCGGCACCGCGCCCAGCAGCCCGCTCAACGCCACGGTGTCGCGCCATCGCCGCTTCACGGTCGCCTCCGGCAGCCTCGCGGACTACCGCGCCGTGCGTGCGCGCTACGACTGTGACGTCAACGACGTGGTGCTGGCGGTCATCGCCGGCGCGCTGGGCAACTGGCTGATGTCGCGGGGAGAGGCGGTGTCGCCGACCGCGACGGTCCGGGCGATGGCGCCGCTGTCGGTCTACGCCGACGCCCAGCTCGACGCTACCGGTCCCGGGCAGACCATCAGCCAGGTGATGCCCTTCCTGGTCGACCTGCCGGTGGGGGAGCCCAATGCCGTGGTGCGGTTGTCGCAGATCGCGCACGCCACGGAATCCAATCCCACCGCGGCCCGGCTGGTCGACGCCAGGACCATCGTCACCCTCTCGGGGTTCGCGCCACCGACGTTGCACGCCATGGGGATTCGGGTCGCCACCAGCTTCCCGAGCTTCTCCAAGCGGACGTTCAACCTGCTGATCACCAACGCTCCCGGTGCGCAGTCGCAGATGTATGTCGCCGGAACCAAACTGCTCGAGACCTACGCCGTGCCCCCGCTGCTGCACAACCAGGCCCTGGCCATCGGCGTGACGTCCTACAACGGCATGCTCTACTTCGGGATCAACGCCGACCGCGAAGCGATGAGCGACGTCGATCTGCTGCCGGGGCTGTTGAGCCAATCTCTCGACGAACTCCTCGAAGCGTCCCGGTAG
- a CDS encoding Rv3235 family protein, whose product MTADPASSPPPGDAFSVTRVVDYEPPAGDVSHGQPSHPPLRRPYGGRPGKRTTPPEAGAGKVAPMAMPAPMRQAAAFADAALRRILEVIDRRRPAAQLRPMLAPGLVDSVVSVGRSGHPGPQRGAAVLRRMRLQPAGHRDVLAAAEVFGSYSRGNRMHAIACRVERVGDETGGNRWQVVALHIG is encoded by the coding sequence GTGACCGCTGATCCCGCCTCGAGCCCGCCACCCGGGGACGCCTTCTCCGTCACGCGCGTGGTCGACTACGAGCCCCCGGCGGGCGACGTCTCGCACGGCCAGCCGTCCCACCCGCCGTTGCGCCGCCCGTATGGCGGCCGGCCCGGCAAACGAACGACGCCGCCCGAGGCCGGCGCCGGCAAAGTCGCGCCCATGGCCATGCCCGCGCCGATGCGGCAGGCGGCGGCGTTCGCCGACGCGGCGTTGCGCCGGATCTTGGAGGTCATCGACCGGCGCCGCCCCGCCGCACAGCTGCGGCCCATGCTGGCGCCCGGCCTGGTCGACTCGGTGGTCTCGGTCGGCCGTTCCGGGCACCCGGGCCCACAGCGCGGGGCGGCTGTGCTGCGCCGGATGCGGCTGCAGCCGGCCGGGCACCGCGACGTGCTCGCCGCGGCCGAGGTGTTCGGCTCGTACAGTCGCGGGAACCGCATGCACGCCATCGCATGCCGGGTCGAACGCGTGGGCGACGAGACCGGCGGGAACAGGTGGCAGGTGGTCGCGCTGCACATCGGGTGA
- a CDS encoding cation:proton antiporter — protein MQVSGALLFELGALLAILAVLGTAARRFALSPIPVYLLAGLSLGKGGILPVAAAGEFVTTSAPIGVVLLLLTLGLEFSATEFAASMRRHLPSAGVDVVLNALPGAIAGWLLGLDGVAILCLAGVTYISSSGVVARLLGDLGRLGNRETPAVLSVLVLEDFAMAAYLPLFAVLASGGGWLHAVGGMVAAVAALLAAFAASYRWGHHVGRLVEHPDPEQLLLRVLGITLMVAAVAESLHASAAVGAFLVGLTLTGETAERSREVLGPLRDLFAAIFFLAIGFSVDPHELIPMLPAALVLAVVTAATKVLTGVYAARREGVARRGQLRAGSALIARGEFSLIIIGLAGTSIPTVAALATAYVFVMAIVGPVLARYTGGPLPAGAGPSA, from the coding sequence GTGCAGGTTTCGGGGGCGCTGCTGTTCGAGCTCGGCGCCCTCCTGGCCATCCTGGCCGTATTGGGCACCGCCGCAAGGCGATTCGCGTTGTCACCGATACCGGTCTACCTGCTGGCGGGACTGTCACTGGGCAAGGGAGGCATCCTGCCGGTGGCCGCAGCGGGCGAGTTCGTCACCACGAGCGCGCCCATCGGCGTCGTGCTGCTGTTGCTGACCCTGGGCCTGGAGTTCTCCGCGACCGAGTTCGCCGCCAGCATGCGGCGCCACCTGCCCTCCGCGGGTGTCGACGTCGTGCTCAACGCGTTGCCCGGTGCCATCGCCGGGTGGTTGCTGGGATTGGACGGCGTCGCCATCCTGTGCCTGGCCGGCGTCACCTACATCTCCTCGTCGGGAGTCGTCGCGCGGCTGCTCGGCGACCTGGGCCGGCTCGGTAACCGCGAGACGCCCGCCGTGCTGTCGGTGCTGGTCCTCGAGGACTTCGCGATGGCGGCGTACCTGCCGTTGTTCGCGGTGCTGGCGTCGGGCGGCGGCTGGCTGCACGCGGTCGGGGGCATGGTCGCGGCGGTAGCCGCCCTGCTGGCGGCGTTCGCCGCGTCCTACCGCTGGGGCCACCACGTCGGCCGGCTGGTCGAACACCCCGACCCCGAGCAGCTGTTGCTGCGGGTTCTGGGCATCACGCTGATGGTGGCGGCCGTGGCCGAGTCACTGCACGCCTCGGCCGCCGTGGGCGCATTCTTGGTGGGGCTGACGCTGACGGGCGAGACGGCGGAGCGGTCCCGCGAGGTGCTGGGGCCGTTACGGGACCTGTTCGCCGCCATCTTCTTCCTGGCGATCGGCTTCTCCGTCGACCCGCACGAGCTGATCCCCATGCTGCCGGCGGCGCTGGTGCTGGCGGTGGTCACCGCCGCGACCAAGGTGCTGACCGGGGTCTATGCCGCACGGCGCGAGGGTGTGGCGCGTCGCGGCCAACTGCGCGCGGGCTCGGCGCTGATCGCCAGGGGCGAGTTTTCGCTGATCATCATCGGGCTGGCCGGCACCTCGATCCCGACGGTCGCCGCGTTGGCGACGGCGTATGTGTTCGTGATGGCCATCGTGGGCCCGGTGCTGGCCCGCTATACGGGCGGCCCCTTGCCGGCCGGGGCCGGGCCGTCCGCCTGA
- a CDS encoding cation:proton antiporter regulatory subunit, whose product MDVKEVLLPGVGLRYEFTDHKGDRIGIIARRSGDFDVVVYAREDPDEARPILHLSDQEAEAVAQILGAPRIAERFTELAKEIPGLETRQVHILTGSPFVGHPLGDTHARTRTGASIVAIVRNEEVLASPGPAEMLRAQDVLIVIGTEDGIAGVERIIDKG is encoded by the coding sequence ATGGACGTCAAGGAGGTGCTGCTACCCGGTGTCGGTCTGCGTTACGAATTCACCGACCACAAGGGGGACCGGATCGGCATCATCGCGCGGCGCAGCGGCGACTTCGACGTCGTCGTCTACGCCCGCGAGGACCCCGACGAGGCGCGACCGATCCTGCATCTGAGCGATCAGGAGGCCGAGGCGGTGGCCCAGATCCTCGGGGCGCCCCGCATCGCCGAGCGGTTCACGGAACTGGCCAAGGAGATTCCGGGTCTCGAGACGCGGCAGGTCCACATCCTGACCGGCAGCCCCTTCGTCGGACACCCGCTGGGCGACACCCACGCCCGCACCCGCACCGGAGCGTCCATCGTCGCCATCGTGCGCAACGAGGAAGTGCTCGCCTCGCCCGGCCCGGCCGAGATGTTGCGCGCGCAGGACGTCCTGATCGTCATCGGCACCGAAGACGGCATCGCCGGTGTCGAACGAATTATCGACAAGGGCTGA
- the mddA gene encoding methanethiol S-methyltransferase, giving the protein MNRHLAIAYGGVAYLLFLVSFGYLVGFLGNIWVPRSVDHGHPASPGWAALVNVLLLGAFGVQHSVMARPAFKQRWTRVVPPSIERSTYVLMSSAVLALLYWQWRTMPTVVWEVRQPALRATLWALFWLGWAIVLASTFMVSHVDLFGLRQVYLAWRGKPYSHVGFRAPLLYRLVRHPLMLGFVIAFWAVPTMTAGHLLFSIAMTVYILLAVRIEERDLVAALGEEYVAYRRDVSMLLPLKALARARNADAARRRH; this is encoded by the coding sequence ATGAACCGGCATCTCGCGATCGCCTACGGTGGTGTCGCCTACCTGCTGTTCCTTGTGTCGTTCGGGTACCTCGTCGGCTTCCTGGGCAACATCTGGGTGCCGCGCTCCGTCGATCATGGGCACCCGGCGTCGCCGGGCTGGGCGGCACTGGTCAACGTGCTGCTGCTGGGCGCGTTCGGCGTCCAGCACAGCGTCATGGCGCGCCCGGCGTTCAAACAGCGGTGGACACGTGTCGTGCCGCCGTCGATCGAGCGCAGCACCTACGTGCTGATGTCCAGCGCGGTGCTGGCGCTGCTGTACTGGCAATGGCGGACCATGCCCACCGTGGTCTGGGAGGTCCGGCAGCCGGCGTTGCGCGCGACGCTGTGGGCGCTGTTCTGGCTGGGCTGGGCGATCGTGCTGGCCTCGACTTTCATGGTCAGCCATGTCGATTTGTTCGGCCTGCGCCAGGTTTACCTGGCGTGGCGTGGAAAGCCTTACAGCCACGTTGGGTTTCGTGCCCCGCTGCTGTACCGCCTGGTGCGCCACCCGCTGATGCTGGGATTCGTCATCGCCTTTTGGGCGGTGCCCACGATGACGGCGGGGCACCTGCTGTTCTCGATCGCGATGACGGTGTACATCCTGCTCGCCGTGCGGATCGAAGAGCGCGACCTGGTCGCCGCGCTGGGCGAAGAATATGTCGCCTACCGCCGGGACGTCTCAATGTTGCTGCCCCTGAAGGCCTTGGCGCGCGCACGCAACGCCGACGCGGCGCGCCGGCGGCACTAG
- the secA gene encoding preprotein translocase subunit SecA → MLSKLLRLGEGRMLKRLKRVSDYVNTLSDEVEKLTDAELRAKTDEFKKRHADGESLDDLLPEAFAVAREAAWRVLDQRPFDVQVMGAAALHFGNVAEMKTGEGKTLTSVLPAYLNGIGGKGVHVVTVNDYLAKRDSEWMGRVHRFLGLDVGVILAQMTPDERRVAYNADITYGTNNEFGFDYLRDNMAHSLDDLVQRGHNFAIVDEVDSILIDEARTPLIISGPADGASNWYLEFARLAPLMEKDVHYEVDLRKRTVGVHELGVEFVEDQLGIDNLYEAANSPLVSYLNNALKAKELFSRDKDYIVRDGEVLIVDEFTGRVLYGRRYNEGMHQAIEAKEHVEIKAENQTLATITLQNYFRLYDKLAGMTGTAQTEAAELHEIYKLGVVPIPTNKPMVRTDQSDLIYKTEEAKYIAVVDDVAERYEKGQPVLIGTTSVERSEYLSRQFTKRRIPHNVLNAKFHEQEAGIVAVAGRRGGVTVATNMAGRGTDIVLGGNVDFLTDQRLRERGLDPVETADEYEAAWHEELPLVKEEAGKEAAEVIEAGGLYVLGTERHESRRIDNQLRGRSGRQGDPGESRFYLSLGDELMRRFNGAALESLLTRLNLPEDVPIEAKMVTRAIKSAQTQVEQQNFEVRKNVLKYDEVMNQQRKVIYAERRRILEGENVKEQALEMVRDVITAYVNGATGEGYAEDWDLEALWTALKTLYPVGISHEELMRLDGDSDRDDLTREELLDELLKDAERAYGVREAELEEIAGEGAMRQLERNVLLNVIDRKWREHLYEMDYLKEGIGLRAMAQRDPLVEYQREGYDMFMAMLDGMKEESVGFLFNVVVEAAPSPQVAPVETPEGLKNLGTAPEQGDTAPPAREETPNRLRAKGIDDEQPALTYSGPSEDGSAQVQRNGGGEKAPAGVPGGASRRERRAAARQQGRGAKPPKSVKRR, encoded by the coding sequence GTGCTGTCGAAGTTGCTGCGCCTCGGCGAAGGCCGCATGCTCAAGCGTCTCAAGCGGGTGTCTGACTACGTCAACACCCTCTCCGACGAGGTGGAGAAGCTCACCGACGCCGAGTTGCGGGCCAAGACCGACGAGTTCAAGAAGCGGCACGCCGACGGAGAAAGCCTCGACGACCTGCTGCCTGAGGCCTTCGCCGTGGCGCGAGAGGCGGCCTGGCGGGTGCTCGACCAGCGCCCCTTCGACGTGCAGGTGATGGGCGCGGCGGCGCTGCACTTCGGCAACGTCGCCGAGATGAAGACCGGCGAGGGCAAGACCCTGACGTCGGTGCTGCCTGCCTACCTCAACGGCATCGGCGGAAAAGGCGTGCACGTCGTCACGGTCAACGACTACCTGGCCAAGCGCGACAGCGAGTGGATGGGCCGCGTGCACCGCTTCCTGGGCCTCGACGTCGGCGTGATCCTGGCGCAGATGACCCCCGACGAGCGCCGCGTGGCCTACAACGCCGACATCACCTACGGCACCAACAACGAGTTCGGCTTCGACTATCTGCGCGACAACATGGCGCATTCGCTCGACGACCTGGTGCAGCGCGGGCACAACTTCGCGATCGTCGACGAGGTCGACTCGATCCTGATCGACGAGGCCCGCACCCCGCTGATCATTTCCGGCCCCGCCGACGGCGCCTCCAACTGGTACCTCGAGTTCGCCCGGCTGGCGCCGCTGATGGAGAAGGACGTCCACTACGAGGTGGACCTGCGCAAGCGAACCGTCGGCGTGCACGAACTCGGCGTCGAGTTCGTCGAGGACCAGCTCGGCATCGACAACCTCTACGAGGCCGCCAACTCCCCGCTGGTCAGCTACCTCAACAACGCGCTGAAGGCCAAGGAGCTGTTCAGCCGCGACAAGGACTACATCGTCCGCGACGGCGAGGTGCTCATCGTCGACGAGTTCACCGGGCGCGTCCTCTACGGCCGCCGCTACAACGAGGGCATGCACCAGGCCATCGAGGCCAAGGAGCACGTCGAGATCAAGGCCGAGAACCAGACGTTGGCCACCATCACCCTGCAGAACTACTTCCGTCTCTACGACAAGCTCGCCGGCATGACGGGCACCGCCCAGACCGAGGCGGCCGAGCTGCACGAGATCTACAAGCTCGGCGTGGTGCCCATCCCGACCAACAAGCCGATGGTCCGCACCGACCAGTCCGACCTGATCTACAAGACCGAGGAAGCCAAGTACATCGCGGTGGTCGACGACGTGGCCGAGCGCTACGAGAAGGGCCAGCCGGTCCTGATCGGCACCACCAGTGTCGAGCGCTCGGAGTACCTGTCGCGCCAATTCACCAAGCGGCGGATCCCGCACAACGTGCTCAACGCCAAGTTCCACGAGCAGGAGGCGGGCATCGTCGCCGTCGCCGGCCGCCGGGGCGGCGTCACGGTGGCCACCAACATGGCCGGCCGCGGCACCGACATCGTGCTGGGCGGCAACGTCGACTTCCTCACCGACCAGCGGCTGCGGGAGCGCGGCCTGGATCCGGTGGAAACGGCCGACGAATACGAGGCGGCCTGGCACGAAGAGCTGCCGCTGGTCAAGGAGGAGGCCGGAAAAGAGGCCGCCGAGGTGATCGAGGCCGGTGGTCTGTACGTGCTGGGCACCGAACGACACGAGTCGCGGCGCATCGACAACCAGCTGCGCGGCCGCTCCGGCCGGCAGGGCGACCCGGGTGAGTCCCGCTTCTACCTGTCGCTGGGCGACGAGCTCATGCGCCGGTTCAACGGCGCCGCCCTGGAATCGTTGTTGACCCGGCTGAACCTGCCCGAGGACGTGCCCATCGAGGCCAAGATGGTCACCCGGGCCATCAAGAGCGCCCAGACTCAGGTGGAGCAGCAGAACTTCGAGGTCAGAAAGAACGTCCTCAAGTACGACGAGGTGATGAACCAGCAGCGCAAGGTGATCTACGCCGAGCGCCGCCGGATCCTGGAGGGCGAAAACGTCAAGGAGCAGGCGCTGGAGATGGTCCGCGACGTCATCACCGCTTACGTCAACGGCGCCACCGGCGAGGGCTACGCCGAGGACTGGGATCTGGAGGCGCTGTGGACGGCGCTCAAGACGCTGTACCCGGTCGGCATCAGCCACGAAGAGCTGATGCGTCTCGACGGTGACTCCGATCGCGACGACCTGACCCGCGAGGAGTTGCTCGACGAGCTGCTCAAGGACGCCGAACGTGCTTACGGTGTGCGGGAAGCCGAGCTCGAGGAGATCGCCGGCGAGGGCGCGATGCGCCAGCTGGAGCGCAACGTCTTGCTCAACGTGATCGACCGCAAGTGGCGCGAGCACCTCTACGAGATGGACTACCTCAAGGAGGGCATCGGGTTGCGGGCGATGGCGCAGCGCGACCCGCTGGTTGAGTACCAGCGCGAGGGCTACGACATGTTCATGGCCATGCTCGACGGCATGAAGGAGGAGTCCGTCGGGTTCCTGTTCAACGTCGTCGTCGAGGCGGCGCCCTCCCCGCAGGTCGCGCCGGTCGAAACGCCGGAGGGCCTCAAAAACCTCGGCACCGCGCCCGAGCAGGGTGACACGGCCCCGCCCGCGCGCGAGGAGACTCCGAACAGGTTGCGGGCCAAGGGAATCGACGACGAGCAGCCCGCGCTGACCTACTCCGGCCCCTCGGAGGACGGTTCGGCGCAGGTTCAGCGCAACGGCGGCGGCGAGAAGGCGCCCGCCGGCGTCCCCGGCGGCGCGAGCCGGCGCGAGCGGCGGGCGGCCGCCAGGCAGCAGGGCCGCGGCGCCAAACCGCCGAAGTCGGTCAAGCGCCGCTAG
- the hpf gene encoding ribosome hibernation-promoting factor, HPF/YfiA family, with amino-acid sequence MDSVQVLDEVPPEADGQAESAPQAEVVFKGRNVEIPDHYRNYVSSKLARLERFDRSIYLFDVELKHAPNRRQRKSCQRVEITARGRGPVSRAEACADSFYAAFESAVDKLENRLRRAKDRRKVHYGDKTPVSLAAATAVVPQTERRPEPPPVERNGIEPEHEPGRIVRTKEHPATPMTVDDALYEMELVGHDFFLFHDKQTERPCVVYRRHAYDYGLIRLS; translated from the coding sequence GTGGATTCCGTCCAGGTTCTCGACGAGGTGCCGCCAGAAGCCGACGGGCAGGCCGAGTCGGCCCCCCAGGCCGAGGTTGTTTTCAAGGGCCGCAATGTCGAAATCCCCGATCACTACCGAAATTACGTGTCAAGCAAACTCGCCCGGCTGGAGCGATTCGATCGCTCCATCTACCTTTTCGACGTCGAACTCAAACACGCGCCCAACCGGCGGCAGCGCAAGTCGTGCCAGCGGGTGGAGATCACCGCGCGCGGCCGCGGGCCGGTGAGCCGGGCCGAGGCCTGCGCCGACAGCTTTTACGCCGCGTTCGAGTCCGCGGTCGACAAGCTCGAGAACCGGTTGCGCCGCGCCAAGGACCGCCGCAAGGTCCACTACGGCGACAAGACCCCGGTCTCGCTGGCGGCCGCCACCGCGGTGGTGCCGCAAACCGAACGCCGGCCGGAGCCCCCTCCCGTCGAACGCAACGGCATCGAACCCGAGCACGAACCCGGGCGGATAGTCCGCACAAAGGAGCATCCGGCCACGCCGATGACGGTCGACGACGCTCTCTACGAGATGGAACTGGTCGGGCACGACTTCTTCTTGTTCCACGACAAGCAGACCGAGCGGCCGTGCGTCGTCTACCGCCGCCACGCCTATGACTACGGGCTGATCAGGCTGTCCTGA
- a CDS encoding ComF family protein, which produces MLDLILPLQCGGCGAPSTRWCDACAAELSVAADQPHVVEPRVDPRAPVFALGRYAGARRRAILALKEHGRGDLAAPLACALATGVHRLLTWGMVDTPLVIVPAPTRRSAARRRGGDPVTRLARAAVAGHPGIAVAELLRYRALVRDSVGLSTAARERNVAGRVALRGRRLVAPGAEVVLVDDIVTTGATARESVRVLRDAGVAVAAVLALAAA; this is translated from the coding sequence GTGCTCGACCTGATCCTGCCCCTGCAGTGCGGCGGTTGCGGGGCGCCGTCCACCCGCTGGTGTGACGCCTGCGCCGCCGAACTGTCGGTGGCCGCCGACCAGCCGCACGTGGTCGAGCCACGTGTCGACCCCCGTGCGCCCGTCTTCGCGCTCGGCCGGTACGCCGGCGCGCGCCGGCGCGCCATCCTGGCGTTGAAGGAGCACGGCCGCGGCGACCTCGCGGCGCCGCTGGCGTGCGCGCTGGCCACCGGCGTGCATCGGCTGCTGACGTGGGGAATGGTCGATACCCCGCTGGTCATCGTGCCCGCGCCGACGCGGCGTTCGGCGGCACGGCGGCGCGGGGGAGACCCGGTGACCAGGCTGGCGCGGGCGGCGGTGGCCGGACATCCCGGCATCGCCGTCGCCGAGCTGTTGCGGTACAGAGCCCTGGTCCGGGACTCGGTGGGCCTGAGCACCGCGGCCCGTGAGCGCAACGTCGCGGGCCGGGTCGCGTTGCGGGGCCGGCGGCTCGTCGCGCCGGGCGCCGAGGTCGTGCTCGTCGACGACATCGTCACCACCGGCGCCACCGCGCGCGAATCGGTGCGGGTGCTGCGCGACGCGGGGGTGGCGGTGGCCGCCGTGCTGGCCCTCGCGGCCGCGTGA